In Pseudoxanthomonas indica, the following are encoded in one genomic region:
- a CDS encoding helix-turn-helix domain-containing protein, with translation MDTKNPASPTLGSVLRRLRSRQGWTLKEMSERVGIPVSTLSKVEHDRLSLPYDKVQHISQRMGIPMSEMLVDPENPGAGPAVTARRSLGGLDSALHVAVGGYEYFYLSPELRNKRMIPVLGRVSVQSVSEFKELMRHSGEEFIYVIDGAIKVHTEFYDPVVVRAGHSIYLDSSMGHVYVAEQCEVATILAVMSSPDEVLAEGLMSHRQEEAAGKPAG, from the coding sequence ATGGACACGAAAAACCCCGCTTCACCGACGCTGGGAAGCGTCCTGCGCAGGCTGCGAAGCCGGCAGGGCTGGACGCTCAAGGAAATGAGCGAACGGGTCGGAATCCCGGTGTCGACCCTGTCCAAGGTCGAGCACGACCGCCTGAGCCTGCCCTACGACAAGGTCCAGCACATCAGCCAGCGCATGGGCATCCCGATGTCGGAGATGCTGGTGGACCCGGAGAACCCGGGCGCCGGGCCGGCGGTGACGGCCCGCCGCAGCCTGGGCGGCCTGGACTCGGCCCTGCATGTGGCCGTGGGCGGCTACGAGTACTTCTATCTGAGCCCGGAACTGCGCAACAAGCGGATGATTCCGGTGTTGGGCCGCGTGTCCGTGCAGAGCGTCAGCGAGTTCAAGGAACTGATGCGGCACTCGGGCGAAGAGTTCATCTACGTGATCGACGGCGCGATCAAGGTCCACACCGAGTTCTACGACCCGGTGGTGGTACGCGCGGGGCATTCGATCTATCTGGACAGCTCGATGGGCCACGTCTACGTGGCCGAGCAGTGCGAGGTGGCCACCATCCTGGCGGTGATGTCGAGCCCTGACGAAGTGCTGGCCGAAGGCTTGATGAGCCATCGCCAGGAGGAAGCGGCCGGCAAACCGGCCGGCTGA